The Triticum aestivum cultivar Chinese Spring chromosome 3A, IWGSC CS RefSeq v2.1, whole genome shotgun sequence genome includes a region encoding these proteins:
- the LOC123057931 gene encoding ubiquitin-60S ribosomal protein L40-1-like, with amino-acid sequence MQIFVKTVTGETLTLEVESSNTVDSVKAQIQRKAGIDGDQPPSVLFAGKQLEEEEDGRRTLADYGIGKGSTLHLALGLRGGYQRTGYACVDPGLRTLALSYNENKMICRKCYARLSPRSTNCRKKKCGRSSDLRQKKPLGRHYW; translated from the exons atgcagatcttcgtgaagacggtCACCGGGGAGACTCTCACGCTTGAGGTCGAGAGCAGCAACACGGTGGACAGCGTCAAGGCCCAGATCCAGCGGAAGGCAGGAATCGACGGCGATCAGCCACCGTCTGTCCTCTTCGCCGGGAAGcagctagaggaggaggaggatggccgGCGAACCCTGGCCGACTACGGCATCGGCAAGGGGTCGACCCTGCACCTCGCACTCGGGCTCCGCGGCGGCTACCAGCGGACCGGCTACGCATGCGTCGATCCCGGCCTCCGAACGCTTGCGCTCAGCTACAATGAAAACAAGATGATCTGCCGCAA GTGCTATGCACGCCTCTCGCCGAGGTCTACCAACTGCCGCAAGAAGAAGTGTGGCCGCAGCAGCGAC CTGAGGCAGAAGAAACCGCTTGGACGACATTATTGGTGA